The following are encoded together in the Deltaproteobacteria bacterium genome:
- a CDS encoding TRAP transporter small permease, whose translation MPVLQRLSSAINAVVEKVLFFIGAAICLILFAQVISRYAGASLGWSEEVSRYLLVAITFLGGSVAYKRTSFIGLKGFGHGLGPVIQRAIVVCLQSLTLACFFLIAWFGTAYTFKAWEQTWSSLPFLPMSLPYAVIPVGALIFIIHVLADIFKKPERKPS comes from the coding sequence ATGCCGGTGTTACAGCGGTTAAGTTCGGCCATTAACGCCGTGGTGGAAAAAGTGCTTTTTTTCATCGGGGCGGCCATTTGCCTCATTTTATTCGCTCAGGTCATCTCCCGTTATGCCGGGGCCTCCCTGGGCTGGTCCGAGGAAGTGAGCCGGTACCTTCTGGTGGCCATCACCTTTTTAGGTGGCTCGGTGGCTTACAAACGAACCAGCTTTATCGGTTTGAAAGGGTTTGGCCACGGCCTGGGACCGGTCATTCAACGGGCCATCGTAGTCTGCTTGCAGAGCTTGACCCTGGCCTGTTTCTTCCTTATCGCCTGGTTCGGGACGGCCTACACCTTCAAGGCCTGGGAACAGACCTGGTCCTCTTTGCCGTTTCTTCCCATGTCGTTGCCCTATGCGGTGATCCCGGTCGGGGCCCTCATTTTTATCATTCACGTCTTGGCGGATATCTTCAAGAAGCCGGAAAGAAAACCTTCATGA
- a CDS encoding DctP family TRAP transporter solute-binding subunit, whose product MRSRMMAILLALSLVAFAGSAWAITQINIATVTNPDLVHTKAANWFKQSVEKALPGKVSVTVHHSAVLGSETQVLQQILLGTTQMAVCTTGPIEAFVPEIKALEMPFVFSSYEAADKVLDGPAGRELAKKFEKSGFVALAFLDNGFRNLTNSKRPVKTPEEAKGLKIRTMEAPTHLAIWRAIGANPTPMAWPIFTQLQQGVIDGQENPIAVIYAAKLVEAGQKYLTLTRHVYSALVFVANKAFIDGLSPQERKVITDNARAAALQGRQFIRGNEAKQLAELKAAGMQVEDKPDLTAFRKATAPVINSATGDTKKLLEQIEQTVK is encoded by the coding sequence ATGCGTTCACGGATGATGGCAATTTTATTGGCTTTGAGTTTGGTGGCCTTCGCAGGGTCGGCCTGGGCTATTACCCAGATCAACATCGCTACAGTTACCAACCCGGACTTGGTTCACACCAAGGCGGCCAACTGGTTCAAGCAAAGTGTGGAAAAGGCCCTGCCCGGCAAAGTCAGCGTGACTGTTCACCACTCGGCCGTATTGGGCAGCGAGACCCAGGTTTTGCAGCAGATCCTGTTAGGCACCACCCAGATGGCGGTCTGCACCACCGGACCCATCGAGGCCTTCGTGCCCGAGATCAAGGCCCTGGAAATGCCCTTTGTCTTCTCTTCTTATGAGGCGGCCGACAAGGTGCTGGACGGGCCTGCCGGTCGGGAGCTGGCCAAAAAGTTTGAAAAATCCGGGTTCGTGGCCCTGGCCTTTCTGGACAACGGTTTCCGCAATCTCACTAATTCCAAGCGTCCCGTAAAGACACCCGAAGAGGCTAAGGGGCTGAAAATCCGAACCATGGAAGCCCCGACCCATCTGGCGATCTGGCGGGCCATCGGGGCCAACCCGACGCCTATGGCCTGGCCCATCTTCACCCAGCTTCAGCAAGGCGTCATCGACGGCCAGGAGAACCCCATCGCCGTGATCTATGCCGCCAAACTGGTCGAAGCCGGGCAGAAATATCTGACCCTGACCCGTCATGTCTATTCGGCCCTGGTTTTCGTGGCCAACAAGGCCTTCATAGACGGCCTGTCTCCCCAGGAACGCAAGGTGATTACCGACAACGCCCGGGCGGCGGCCCTTCAAGGGCGCCAGTTCATCCGGGGCAACGAGGCCAAACAATTGGCCGAGCTCAAGGCGGCCGGCATGCAGGTGGAAGACAAGCCCGACTTAACAGCCTTTCGCAAGGCCACGGCCCCGGTCATCAACTCGGCCACCGGCGACACCAAAAAACTGTTGGAGCAGATCGAGCAGACGGTGAAGTAG
- the phoU gene encoding phosphate signaling complex protein PhoU yields MQRSHINTKYDEELSLLKQRILRMGELVENNVVSAISSVINRDHELAQTIIESDRKINELEVDTEEMCLRVIALRQPAGRDLRFISTAMKVTTTLERMGDLATNIAKRSVEMIEEPRIGACLHLPVMAEATEDLVRRSLEAFVNEDVEMALEVCRDDSYVNETYKRIIEELLKMMGEKSILIPRAMKIMFVAKYLERIADHAVHMSEMVVFMVVGKIIRHQEKTLDYLDEEFHKGLNANPSR; encoded by the coding sequence ATGCAACGCTCCCATATCAATACAAAATATGATGAAGAGTTAAGTTTACTGAAACAACGGATCCTGCGTATGGGGGAGCTGGTAGAAAATAATGTTGTCTCTGCCATAAGTTCGGTAATCAACCGGGATCATGAATTGGCTCAGACTATCATTGAGTCCGACCGAAAGATCAACGAACTGGAAGTCGACACGGAAGAAATGTGCCTGCGGGTCATTGCCCTGCGCCAGCCGGCCGGCCGGGATTTACGGTTTATTTCAACGGCCATGAAAGTGACCACTACTTTGGAACGGATGGGGGATTTAGCGACCAATATCGCCAAAAGGTCCGTTGAGATGATTGAAGAACCCCGTATCGGAGCCTGTTTGCACCTTCCGGTTATGGCGGAAGCCACTGAGGATCTGGTCCGCCGTTCTTTAGAGGCCTTCGTCAACGAGGACGTCGAAATGGCCCTCGAAGTTTGCCGGGATGATAGCTATGTGAATGAAACCTATAAAAGAATAATTGAAGAACTTCTCAAAATGATGGGAGAGAAATCCATCCTTATTCCCCGGGCCATGAAGATTATGTTTGTGGCCAAATATCTGGAACGCATTGCCGATCATGCCGTTCATATGTCCGAGATGGTCGTCTTTATGGTCGTCGGCAAGATCATCCGCCATCAGGAGAAAACTCTGGATTACCTGGACGAAGAATTTCATAAAGGCCTGAATGCCAACCCCTCTCGATAG